The genomic stretch CCGTCATGTCATCCGCAGTAAGAGGCAGTGAAATCAGGTTCCAGCCCTCAACGAGGTCTTTGCTGTATGTCTCCTGCGGTGCAGTGCATGTGAATGTGCCGCTTATCGTTGTGGGGAAAATCTCATTACCATCTTCATCAGTGAGTACAGTTTTATCAGAAGCTACTGGTATCTCTAACTGGGTTATACCCGGCATATTACCTGTCAGGGTGCAGTTGGCTATTCCTATCATATCACCCATATAATAGCCGCTCCATTGCATGAAAGTTATAAACGCATATGGATGTCCAACGTACCCATATGGATAGAAATCCCATGATTCCCAATTTGTAGTCTCCGTCATCTCTTTGCATGTTATATTGACTACATTGGGGTCAAAGTCAATTCTCACCTGACCTCCACCGATGTGATCAGTTGCATTTAGGTAGAGCAAGACTGTTACATTCTCCCCAAGTGCTCCGCCACTGTTTTGGGGAACAAAGAAAAGCACATTATCTGCCACTGCAGTCGCTGTAAGCACTGTAAGCACTGCTAATACTATACTCATTCCGAATATCATTCTCATTTTTTCCATTTTTTTCTTTTTCACCTCCTAAATAACTTTTTGCCTTTAGTAGAAAATACCCTTGGCTTTCTTTTTTCCTCTTATTTTCCCACTTTCACCTCCTTTACTTTTTGTTTTCTGGTTCCTTTTTCCGCATTGAGTGTTTATTTGCCCCAAAAAAGGAAAAAGGGCAAAAGTTTTATTATTTATGGTTCTCCATGGTTAATCCCTATCATCAATCACACTAAGCACAATTCACAGCCCTTGCAGCAGTTTAGTAGTTCTGGAGTGGGTACATTCTTGTAAATTTTCCGTGCGTCTGGTATATTCACTGCACAGTTACAATCTACGTCTGCTGCCCATGAACTGTTAAGTTTCCATGGGGTTGGTACATTCTTGTAAACTTTCCGTGCATCGGGTACATTTACAACACCGTTGCAATCCACATCACCGCACTTCGCCTTTATCAGTGGATGGTAGTCGTATCCCATGTGTGGCACGCCAGTATCACCGAGCAGGTCGTTATTGCTGTCCGTTCCTGTGTAGTTGAGCCAGAAGTTACCGCCGTAGAACGGACCGTGAACGACATTACCGCACTTCGGATTCTCTACCGCTACCTTATCCACGAAATACCAGTTCAGTCTCCCAAGTTGCACTTTGTTGGAAGTGTCGTTGATGATGTTATTGAACACCAGATTCGGGTCGCCGCCGAAGATAGTCTTCCCCGGGCTCCAGCTGCCGACACCTGTGACGGTGAAGTTGTTATCTCGTATCGTATTGTTGCTCGCTCTGGCATCATGTATGCCTGTTGAACCAAACACGCCTCCGAGTATGAACCCGTAGCCCGTGTCGCCGTCAAACTTGTTCTTCACAATTGCATTGCAGTCGCCAGAAATCGCCATCAGGTTCAGGCATGCCTGTCCTGCACTGCTGTTGCCAACCACGTTGCACCTGACCAGGTTCTTTGAGCCGCAGAGTTTTATACCACCTGATGTATTGTAGATATAGTTGTCTGCGATCACATTCCAGTCAGAAGAGACATTGATGCCCGCACCGGGGAAGTTCGGATAAATGCTACCGTCCCAACCGCTGTTTATCTTGAATCCCTTCACCTTGCAGTAATTTCCTTCCACAGTAACGATGTCACCAGCAGTATTATTGCAGATTACAACGTTGCTGCCGTTTGCTATCAGCTTTATCCCCGACTTGCTCGCAGGAATCGTTATTCGCTCGTTGTAAATGCCGTTATTAACGAGGATTATGGTGTCGTTCGCAGCACTGGTTATTGCATTCTGTATGCTTCCGCTTCCACCTGGATTGACCGTCACCGTCACACGAGACACGATATTCACGTTCTGGCTCGTCATATTGTTTAACTCATTGGATTCCGCGATTTGTCCGTCGGAATCAACCGTCACGTTCAACTGCACGCTTCCTACGGAAGTGGGCGTCCAGTGAAGTGCCACAAGTTGAGATTCTCTGAAATGCAGCATCGGCACAAATACTTTGTCTACCTCCACGCCATCTGCCTCAAGCGAGACATTGAACCCGCTTGCATCTGCGCCATCGTTCCTTATCACCGCAAAGACCTCATTAGCAGTTCCGTTGATGAGATTGCCGTCGCAGACCTCGCTCACTACGAGGTCGGTCGGCGGGATTTCGATTGGTGTTAAAGTCTTCTGCATCGTGTTGTTACCTTCGTTCCATTCGTCTATGACGCCACCAGAATCTGCTGTAACTGTCAGCGTGTATGAATTTGTCGTTGTTGGTGTCCACAGCAGCTTCACCTGTGTCTGCTCGCCCGCATTAAGACCTTCGACGCTTACATCGTCCACTACACCACTACCGTCATTGAGCGTTACATTGAATGTGCCTGCGCTTCCGTTGCCTACATTCTCCACCGTTGCAGTGATGATGTTGTACGTGCCGTTGTAGATTGTGCTGTTGTTAATGGCAGTAACGGTGAGGTCAGGCTTTTTGAGCGTTTCATTAATGATGTAGAGATACCCTCCATCGTTCCCGAAATACAAAGAGCCATTTGAGATCGCTACACCCTGCAAGATGTATCCACCGCTCCCACCTGCTTCATGTGTTATATACGACCATTTCTGTTCGTATGTGCCTCCGTTATCCTTGATGCAATAAAGTCTGCCGTTCGCACAGTTCGTGGTTACGTATATGTAAACGTCCGAGCCCTGGATCGAGAGCGCTGGTGAAGCCTGAACTGGACCTATCGAGGCGTTCCATATTTCATTCCCGTTATTCTCGTTCAGGCAATATAATTTTCCACTTGAGAAGCCATTGTTATTCCCAACATATACTCTTCCATTGTAAACTGCCGGTGTGGATGTTGAGTACCCGATATTGGTGCACCATTTATCTGCTGTGTTGAACGTTCCAGTGCTTTCGTCAAACCCAAGCGCGTAGCAAT from Methanophagales archaeon encodes the following:
- a CDS encoding PQQ-binding-like beta-propeller repeat protein — encoded protein: YWAGAAVIGDYLVYGDDKSNLTSVYWCNGTTADEINVSAVYGVTANEIRSSITWNETYGRIYFTSKGGYCYALGFDESTGTFNTADKWCTNIGYSTSTPAVYNGRVYVGNNNGFSSGKLYCLNENNGNEIWNASIGPVQASPALSIQGSDVYIYVTTNCANGRLYCIKDNGGTYEQKWSYITHEAGGSGGYILQGVAISNGSLYFGNDGGYLYIINETLKKPDLTVTAINNSTIYNGTYNIITATVENVGNGSAGTFNVTLNDGSGVVDDVSVEGLNAGEQTQVKLLWTPTTTNSYTLTVTADSGGVIDEWNEGNNTMQKTLTPIEIPPTDLVVSEVCDGNLINGTANEVFAVIRNDGADASGFNVSLEADGVEVDKVFVPMLHFRESQLVALHWTPTSVGSVQLNVTVDSDGQIAESNELNNMTSQNVNIVSRVTVTVNPGGSGSIQNAITSAANDTIILVNNGIYNERITIPASKSGIKLIANGSNVVICNNTAGDIVTVEGNYCKVKGFKINSGWDGSIYPNFPGAGINVSSDWNVIADNYIYNTSGGIKLCGSKNLVRCNVVGNSSAGQACLNLMAISGDCNAIVKNKFDGDTGYGFILGGVFGSTGIHDARASNNTIRDNNFTVTGVGSWSPGKTIFGGDPNLVFNNIINDTSNKVQLGRLNWYFVDKVAVENPKCGNVVHGPFYGGNFWLNYTGTDSNNDLLGDTGVPHMGYDYHPLIKAKCGDVDCNGVVNVPDARKVYKNVPTPWKLNSSWAADVDCNCAVNIPDARKIYKNVPTPELLNCCKGCELCLV